From Chryseotalea sp. WA131a:
AAAAAGTTTCAACCTAACATAAAATGCCTCGATTCGCTCGGGGCATTTTTGTTTCAACCTATTTACGCTCAAGTACAGCCATCGCAGCATTGTGACCGGGTATGCCGCTAACACCACCACCACGTTTAGCTCCTGCTCCACAAATAAAAATACGGGAGTCATCCGTTTCCACACCCCAACCTGGCGCTTCTCCTTCCTCGCGGAATGGAAAGGCTAAGTCTCGGTGAAAAATATTTCCACGAGGCAAACCAATCGCGGCCTCAATATCTAAAGGCGTTTTTACTTCTATAGACAGTTCGCCATTTGCTGACCGTGCTAATACAGATTCGATTGGGTCAACTAAATATTGATTCAATGATTGAATGGCCGACTGCAATGCAGCTTCTCGCTGTGCATCGTGATTACCGTCAAAAAGATTAGCGGGTGTGTGCAAGCCAAACAATGTCATGGTATGATATCCCATTTGTTGCAGTTCGGAGCTTAGAATACTTGGGTCGGTGAGGGTATGACAATAAATTTCCAACGGGAGATTATCCGGAATTTTTCCCGAGTGGGCCTGTTGATACGCTGTTTCGAGTTGGCTAAAACTCTCGTTGATGTGAAACGTTCCTGCAAACGCATCGCGTGGGTCTGCACCCGATTTTAACTGTGGCAGTTGTTTTACCAACATATTGATTTTTATTTGCGAACCTTCTAAACTTGGTGGAGGAGTTTTGCCACGGAGTTTTGCCAATACTTGTGGTGCGGCATTGCAAAGTAAATAACTAGCAGAAATGCTATTCCCATCTTCTAGCGTAACCAAAACTTCTTTTGCATCGGAAGCAACACTTGCCACGCGACTGTTCACCGCAATGGTTACTCCCGCAGCTATGGCCACTCGCTCTAATTCTTTTACCAACGCACCCATTCCGCCTTGTGGCACTTTCCATTCTCCGTTTCCATTTCCGATTAAGTGGTAAAGAAAACAAACATTGGCCTGCATTGAAAAGGCAGAAGTGAATGTGCCGATAAGTGCATCGGTAAGTACTACACCACGCACAATATCATCTTTAAAATTATTGGTGATCACGTCACCTATTGGGTTTTCAATCAGATCATTCCATACATGGTCGAGTCCTATTTCTTTTTTTAATTCCGATCGTGTCGGCAATGGCTTCAGCATAGAAGGAGCTATGCGCTGTGCAAATTTTTCGATGTCTCCATAAAACTTTTGCCATGCTTTCATTTCTTTTTCTCCACCAACTATGGATTTAAACGAAGCGGCTGTTTGTTCATCCCAAATGCGCGAAATGTGCAAGCCTTGATCTTTACCGTTTCTGCTGAACGGAGTATAACTGGCCACCTTGCGTGACAATGTTTTGAAATTGAGACTTAGATCACGTACAATTTTATCCGGCAACAACGACACGAGGTAGGAATAGCGAGAGAGGTATGCATCAAAATCGGGGAAAACCCGTACGCTCGTAGTGGCTCCACCGATTTCAGCATTGGCCTCTAATACCAAAACTTTTTTTCCGGCTTTAGCCAAATAGGTTGCTGCAATCAACCCATTGTGGCCTGCACCAATAATTACAATGTCATATTTCTTTGTCATGAAAAGATAAAATAAACAGCTTGGGTAAAATTAGTGAAAACTTGAGCGCAAAACATAAACCTCCTTTGCAAGATGTGCGTTGCCTTCGGAGTGTAACCTAGAAAAAAAGCCCCGAAAATTTTCGGGGCTTTTTTAATGATTCAGCTAAACTAAATAGCCGGGTCTGCTGGTGTGTTTGGGTTATTGTCCCTCTCTGAAAAAGGGTAGGGTAGAAAATTGCGACTCCGTTCTGAAGCAGGTCGACCAAACCTGCGGCTATCTTCTAGTCTCATTCCAGTCAAATAGAGTTCAATGCATCTTTGCTTATATATTTCATCCAAAATTGCACCTGGCGTATTTTCTCCACTATAGGCAGGTTGATTAGCACCAATGCCGTACGAATCAGCGGCAGGAAGCTTCTGCAATATTTTGTTTAATTCCGTTGTAGCATTCGCCAGATCATTTTTTCGGGCAAAGGCTTCTGCTTTATTCAACGTAACTTCTCCTGCACGATAAATAGGTAATACACTTGAATTTGACGTAAAGAAACTGGCCCTACCTAAGTTAAGCGTTCCACCTGCACTATAAAAGAAAGCCCTTCGTCCATCATTTGCTGGCGTTTGAAGGGCAGTGGGTAAGCTAAACTGGGTATTGAATGGCTCTGTTACATTTCTATTACCAAAACTACTCTCAAACAAAGCATTTCTTGTTAAATCATCATGTCGAAACTCCGATTTAACTGTAGTCGCTAAGGAAACAAGATTAGCTGCCGATAATGCTTTGTCATTATCACCTGCCATTAATGCGTATCGACTAATAAGTGCATTAATGGTATTTAGATAATCAATACCTGGAACAATGCCCGCAGAAAAATCAGGCGAAATAGGCGCCTTGGCAAGTTCCGTACGTGCCGCTTCAAGAATAGAAATCGCTTCATTTAAAACAGCTATCCTATCCACAAATGGAGCACTAGTTCCGCCTGCTTGAGTTGCGCTTGTTCCATTTACTATTGGCGCTTGTTGCCAAAACATGGCTAAATTGCCAAGAGCCATTGCTTTAAAGATGGATGCGTGAGCTTGCAACGCGCCCTTCATACCTTGATCGGAAGCAATTTTCAAATTCGACAAAATTAAATCGGCATTAGATCGAATTAAGTTACACTGATTCCATAGGTTAGAAATCACCCCATTATTACCTAAAACAGACGCTCCTCCTAAAAACAGATTCTGCTCATCTGTATTCCCAGCATTTAAAACTAGCAACTCTTTGGTTAATAATCCACTAGTTGTGGGTATAGTATAATTCGGTGATAACCTGGAAATAGAATATTTAAAGGAGAGCCCATTTGCTATAGTGATTAATCCAATGACATCAGATACTACCTGAGTCTGGGTAGCGGAACTGGGATTGGTGTACTCCTGATTGCAAGATGCAAACATGAACACAGCTATCAAAACAACTGCATTTATTATCTTTTTCATATCATCAATTGATTAAAGGTGTTAGAATGAGAAGGTGATTTGCGCTTTGTATGTACGCGGAATAGGCACGTTACCAAAGTCAACACCCCTTACGCGGTCACTATTTCCTCCTGCATTGGTTTCCGGGTCATAGCCATTGTAACTATCCCATGATATCAGATTTCTTCCCGACAAACCAATATTTACATTATTGATGCCTTTGATTGGGCTTTTTAAATTATAAGACAATCCTATTTCGCGCAATTTTACAAATGAGCCATTATCTACTCGCCACTCTTCAATAGGGCCGATTGCGAAAATGTATCCTCTTACAATTTCTCCTTTCATCTCTTGCTCAGCGATGGGGCCAATACCAACATTCTCGCGGGTTCTTTTATCCGCATTAAAAACACTTACACCTTGTACAAAATCAAACAGGAAATTGAAATTAAAATTTTTGTAAGCCAAATTACTCATTAGTGATCCTGTCCAATCTGGATTGGGATTTCCAATAATCGTTCTGACTGCGCCTACCCCTGGCCCAAATACGGGCTGACCAGTAACAGCATCTCTAGATTGCGTGTAAGTTAGTGGCGTCAATGAACTCTGCACTCCTCTTTCACTTTGCAAAAATCCTTGAGGCGTTAACAGTGGATCTCCATTTCCATCCCTGGCGATGGTAGTGCCGTAAAACACACTAGCAGGTGCGCCTTCAATCAAAAAAACTGGTGCTCCAGCAGAATTCCCAATCGAAATTGTTGGACTTCCTAACTTAGTGACTTTGTTTCTATTTTGATTATAAATGAATGTAACATCCCAAGTCAAGTTTTGAGTTTTTACAGGAACAATGTTTAAGGATATCTCAAAGCCATTGTTTTCCATTGTACCCACATTGTTGACAATACTCAAACCACCTTCTGATGAGGCCGTTCCCCTGCTAACTACTAGGTCTGTAATACTTTGGTTATAGAAAGTTGCACCCAAATTGATTTTACTGTTCCAAAAGTCGATGTCTGTTCCAAATTCAAATTCACTCATTCGTTCTGGGCGAACATTTGGATTAGCTAATTGAGAGCTAGGAACAATTGTATTTCTACCTAAATAAGGAGTTGGTTGAAATTGCCAAAAGCGAGAGAATGGATCCAAACCAACCAGATTACCGGCCTGTCCCCAAGAGCTTCTCAATTTTAAAGAACTTACAATACTAGCTGGAATGCTACTTTTCCAAAAATCCATGTCTGATACAACAAAGCTACCACTCACCTTTGGATATGTTTGAGTTCGCTCGCCCTCAGAAAAAATAGAAGATTGATCTCTTCTGACCGCTCCGGTAATAAAAGCCAGATTCTTATAACCCAAAGTAGCCTGCCCAAAATAACCGCTTAGACTAAACTGAGGCAACCCATAGCCTGCTGTAACAGCAGAGCTAGCACCGCTTACAGTTTCAATCAATGCATTTACCCCCTCACCACTGGCTCTTTGAAAGTCGGTGCGTTGATACTGGTAGCTGCCACCAATAACGGCATTTAGCTTTAAGTCAGAAGTCAATTGCTTTTCATACGAAACATTTAAATCAGTATTAAACTGCAATACCGAGTTGCTAGCATTAGAAGCATAGCCAGTTGGGTATCTTTCTGCTGGCAGGCCAGCTACCGATTGATAAGGATACGGCCTGATTAACCCTCTTCCATTTTGTGTAAATGCGTCCACTCCAATTACCCAATCGATACCAAGTCCTTTTATTGGTGTTAGATTAAGTTGAAGGTCATTGACAGTTCTATTTACAGACTGTGTAAAATTCATGTCTTCGATTGTAGACAAGGGGTTTACCCGAGTTGCTTCTACTGCTTGGAGTTTTCCATTTGATGGATTGCGTTGAGTAATGTCATATATATTGTTGGTAATGTTTATTGAATTGATTGGGCTGTAGAAAACGTTGCCATTTGCTTTTTCATTTGAGAACGAATTGGAGTATGACAAGCCTACACTTAATTTTGCCCAATCTGCTAATCTTTGCTCTATTCTTGCGCGAAGATTGTAACGAGTAAAGTCAGTACCTTTAATGATACCTTCGTTGCGTGAATACGAAATAGATGTAAAGTATTGCGTTTTGTCATTACCTCCGTTAATGGATAAGTTGTTATCTGTACCATACCCCTTCTGGAAAATTTGATCTTGGTAGTCATAGCGAGTAACATCAACTAAATTGGTTCTTAAACTACTAACTACGTTGTCTCTTGTAACCGCTGTAAATGTCTCTCCTGGTAGCGCAGGCCAGGCTGTGCTTAGAGGTTGAATTGGGTGTAACCGTAACCCCACACTACCAAACTGTTTTCCATAAGTTGAAATAGGTACTTTCTTCCTAAGTTCATTCATTGTTACGCTAGTAGAAAATGAAAATCTTGGCGCACCTGATTTACCCTTCTTAGTAGTAATTAGCACTACTCCATTCGAAGCACGTGAACCATATTGAGCAGCGGCAGCAGCACCATTAACCACATTAATGCTTTCAATATCTTGAGGATTGATATCTACTAAGCGGTTATTCCCAACGGATGCTTCACCTACTTGATTCCCCAAAGCGGTTTGAGATACGTTAGCAGTAGAATTACTGACTATAACACCATCAATTACATAAAGTGGATCGGAAGGTCCTGACAGTGATTTTACACCGCGTAAACGAATAGTCATTCCTCCAGCAGGATCACCTGAGTTTTGAGTGATTTGAGCCCCAGGCACTTTGCCTTGCAAAGCCGTAAATAAGTTATTTGCTCCAGATTTATCAATCATGCTAGCGCTAACGCTGGAAATATTATTACCCAACTCTCTCTTCGCTTGTTTTAAAGTAGAACCTGTAACCACCACTTCATCCAAAGCTTTTATATCCGTTGATAGTGCAATGGCCACTGGCGCTGTAGAACCATTTGAAATGTTAACTGTTGACACAACAGTTTGATATCCAATAAAACTAACTTGGAGTTGTAAATTGCCATCGGCACTTTGAACAGACAGCGAAAAATTTCCATCAGCATCAGTTATCGTACCATTGCTGGTGCCTGTAACCAAAACACTCGCTCCCGGTAATCCTTGTTGAGTTTCAGCATCAGTTACTCTACCCGTAATAGTAACAGATTGGCTTTGTGCCCAGGTAGTGGTACAAACCAGCAGCAAGAGAATGCTCCAATAGGCAGCTCTTCGCTTTTTGAGTCGGTAAAATTGAATCATGAAATTTGTTTTTAAGTGAAGAATAGTTATTTTTTTGGTTATAGTGAAGTATTAAACCCGCAAAAACCAGAAAAACTTGGGATCAATTTGCGTTTTTTTTCTTGAATCGCAAACGATTGTGAATTTTTTTTGTAAAATCGTGCAATAAGCCTGACCTATGCTCAAAGAAGAGCGACTTAATTATATAGTTAATGAGGTGAAGATCCGCAACAGGGTTCAACTGGTAGACATTGCCCAAAAACTTGCTGTATCGGAAGACACAGTGCGCAGGGATTTAAATTACCTGGATGAGCAAGGCAAAGTGAAAAAGGTTCATGGAGGTGCTATCTCCAACTCTTTTCACGTCTACACTTATCGTGAAGACCAGATTTACGCGTATGAAAGCAAATCGGTTATTGCCGCCAAAGCGATTAGCCAACTGAAAGAAGGAGATGTGGTGGTGATGAGTGGGGGCACAACCAACTTGGAGGCAGCAAGGCTAATTCGTAATGATTTAAAAATAACTGTATTTACACCTAGTTTGCCCATTGCCATGCAATTGCTGGTTCACAAATCAATAGAAGTAATATTTGTGGGGGGTAAACTTTCGCACGATGCTCAAATAGCGGTAGGGGGCGATGCTATTAGAACGCTGCAACAAGTGAAAGCCGATGTGTGTTTGATGGGCACCGGTAATCTTGACGTTAACCACGGGCTCACCGAGTTTGATTGGGATGTAGTGCAACTAAAAAAAGTAATGATTGAATCGGCTAAGCGTGTAATGGTACTTACGATTTCTGAAAAGATAAACTCTTCTCAGCGCTTCAATGTTTGTCCCGTCACCTCCATTCATACATTGATTACCGAACTGCCACAAGATGCCAATGCCCTTCAAGATTTTAAAGAAAAAGGGCTGCAAATTTTGTAATCAATCCTCATTTACTGGTTCATAGTCGAGCGGTAGCAAGGTTGCAATTTTCTCTGACCACGACCAATAGTTCTCAAGAAAAATACCCCGTACATCTTCGTAATATCCGTTGCTATAAATCTTTAACGGGGTCAACACGCGCAAAATAGAACGCTGCTTTATCCGCTGCTCTCTTCGTGCAATGGTTTGTGCGTAGATGGGGTCCTCTAGTCGATCATACTGAATCGCAAGCAAGCCTTGATAATTTGCTTCACCCGTTTGGCTCGTCATAAATTCTGTACCCGTAAGTTTTTCGCTGACCACACTATCTATCTCTTTTGGCAGATTGCGCAGCCGTAAATAATAACTGAGGCTATCACCTTTAAAATCCTTTGCGTTAGAATAAAAATTGATCTGAAGTTGACCATCACTCATTTGCTTTTTTCTCAGTTCATTGATTTTTGCCGAAAGGTGCTCATCGGATGGTCGTTCCTTATTGGGGATTCTAAAAAGGCGCGAAACTTTAAAGTCATTTTCTCTCCACGCTTGATTTCGCCAAGAGCGCATGAAGTGTAACAGCGATCCTTCATAAATTCGCTGCCTCTCTTTCAGCCAATTCTTTTTTTCGCGTTCGTTCTTAGCAGCCATCTCTTCAAATTGTGGAAGACCATAAATATTAAACAGGCCACTTCTACTAGCATATTCAAAATGATAAAGATGATACTTGATGCGATAGCCAGTTGCTTTGTTTTCAACTATGATAGGTTGTTTGGCGTAGGCTACCAATGTTGCATCTTTTGGGTCGAAGTAAAGTGATAAATCTTTCGGGTTGAGAATTTTGCACTGCTGTGCATACTTGGAAGTACCTAAAAAGTGATACTTGAAATCTCGATAGTTCCTATTCCATCCAATGGTATCCGGCTTTACTAAAATTTCCTTCAATACTTTGGCTTCTGGGGCAAGTTTTTGATGAATGATTAAATGGGTAGAGCCTTCAAAGGTTACCGACTGCTGTGCAGTAGCGTAGCCAACAAAAGTAAGAGTAAGGTCATATTTGCCTGATGGAAACCCAGAGAAACTAAACTCACCATTGATGCTGGTACTTGCACCAAAAGTAGTATTGGCAAAGAATACATTGGCAGATGGAATGGGCTCTCCCGTTTGCTCATCTACTACTTTACCCTCTATTTTGTTTTGCCCAAAAGCAGCAATAGAAAGTAGCGTGATTAACAGGAAGAGTACTTGATTCATGGTGCTAAGCTAATATTCTTCATAGAATTTACTTACTTAGACTACGTTAATTAAGGTTAATTTGGTAATGAAATCTTGCCCATCGATACGCTCGGTATTCCATTGCGGCCAGAGCCGTAGTTTACTTGCCCTCCACAAATGCATTCGTTGGCCAATGTTGCAAACAGCACCGCTTCTTTTGCATCGGGGTGAATGCCCAAATCTGCAGTGATTAAAAACTCTTGATGTGAAAGTTGTGACTTCAAATGCTGCATCAGCAAGGGGTTGTGCATACCACCACCGCTGGAATATATTTTAAAATCAGTTCTGTCTTTTAAGCACTCACGAAGTGCCACCACAATCATATCGGCTGAAAAACGGTTGAGGGTGGCCATGGCATCTTCATGCGAAATGGATTCTGTTTGCGATTGTTGCTGGGCTTGAGACAAATAATTAAGATTGAATAACTCAGGGCCGGTAGTCTTAGGAAAAGCTTGCTGAAAGAATGAATGGTTCTTCAATGCCTTCAAGAGTGCGTCATTTATTTTTCCTTGGCTAGCCACCTCGGCATTCTCATCAAAGTATTTGGAAAAATGCTTTTGCATGTAGGCGTCCATCAACGTATTGCCCGGGCCAACATCGGTACTGAATACTTCATCGGCATTTACTGTGCCGGGCAAATATGTAAAGTTGGCAATGCCACCAATGTTGAGCATAATGCGGTTCTCTCCTTTTTTAGAAAAGATTAAAAAGTCTCCATACGATGCCAACGGGGCGCCTTCTCCACCACCGGCAATATGCTTTTGCCTGAAGTCGCTAAGCGTGATAATGCCCGTGGCATGGGCGAGGTGATCACCATCGCCAATTTGCAATGTTGCATTGCCAAACTTTTCTTTTTGGTGAAGGGATTTTGGTGCATGATAGATTGTCTGTCCGTGGCTGGCAATCAAATCAATTTCGTTTGACGAGCGCTTCCATTTATTTAAACAACCCAAAATCAGGCGGGCATACTCCAATGCTACCCAAGCATTGAGCAAACAGACTTTTTCTAAACTGACCATATCCTTTGAAAAAACCGATTTGATTTCCTCTTTGAAAGAAGCACCGTAAGGAACGGTTTGAAATTCCAATAATTCGATTTGTGTATCCAATCCATTTCCGCGAAAACTGCACAGCGCCACGTCCAACCCATCCAGCGAGGTGCCAGACATTAAGCCAATGATTAATCGTTCAGGTTTTTGAGTGATCTTAAACAATGATTCTACTTGCTTGTTCATAGTAGGTTTATATTCAATGGACGGACTGATTATCTTATCGTTTTCTCTAATCGTTGGCTGCGTTGAAAATTTTTAACCGCCTCCATTTTTCTTCCATAGTGTAAACTCGCATTCACTTCGTACCCATACAAAAGAATTACAGTCACGAGTTGTATCCAAGCCATCAGTGCAATCAACGCACCTATAGAACCATATACTTTGTTGTAGCTACCAAAGTTGGTGATGTACACAGAAAATCCATACGACAGTGCAAGTATAGCAAGTGTGGCCAGAAACGAGCCGATGGAAAAAAAACTCCAGTTGTAATGAACGGCCGGCCCAAAATAATAGATAAAGGAGATCGCCAAAAAGAACACAATAAAGATTACCAAAAATCGCAATGCAAAGAGCATGTAGATTGTGAAACTATCCAAATTTAGATGACTGAAGTCTTCTAGGTGCGATAAAATATAATTGAGAACGAACTGACCCACAATGAGCAAGACGATAGCCGAAATCAATACCAACGCTAACGTCAGCGTAAGCCCCAGAGCCGTAACGCGCATGCGAAGCCAATGACGTTTTTCTACCGTGCGATAACAGGCATTGAAGGCACGCATTAAGGCCATCATACCATTGGTAGACAAATAAAGCGCAAACAAAACACCGAATGTCAACAATCCACCCCGCTGCTTGCTGATAATGTCGTACAGCGTTGATGAAATGGTGTCGTACATTGATGGCGGAACCAGCGATTTGATGAAATCCATTATCGTGACTGTTGTTATTTCTGGAAAATAAATTGAAATATAAGGAACGAGTGTAAACAAAAATATAATCGCGGGGAATGTGGCCAATATAAAATTGAATGCCACTCCATTGGCGCGATCCATAATTTCATCCTCGCTGATGTTGTAAGAGAAGATTTTAATGAACTTATACAGCGAAAGGTTATCGTACTTCTTGAGTTTTATCCGCTTAAGCCAACTGCGTCCGGTGCGGGCACTGTTAAATTTTAATATCCGCTTTCGGGTAACGTATTTCATGACTGAATTCGGAAATTTGGAAATGCGTTAATTCGAAAATGGATTGTACGTTCATAGCTTATGCCCCTAAGGATACAACTCCGCCTACTCTGATGCTTCCTCATTTTCAAATTTTGAAATCGGCTCATCTTCAAATTAATGAAAATAAGGTTTCAATACTTCCATAAAAGTCTCCGGTGGTCTGCACGGTCTACCCGTTTTCTTGTCGACAAATGCTAAATGTGTTTCGCCTTCGTGAATGAGTTTGCCATCGCCATTGTAAATTACGTAACTAAATCGAATGCGCACACTTGGTTTTTCGTGTATGGTGGTCACGATCCGCAAATGATCATCGTACAATGCCGCTTGATGAAATTTAGAATGGTTTTCAAGCACGGGCATCATCACGCCATCGTTTTCTAATTTTTTGTAGGTGAGACCTAATTGGCGCAGCGCCTCTACTCGGCCCACCTCGTAATACATGGCATAGTTACCATAATACACATAACCCATTTGATCGGTTTCACCGTATCGCACACGGACAAAAGTTTCGGAGGAATACATTCTTAGGAGATAGGAGTAGGGTTTCTGATTAATTATTACCGAAAACTGAATACCGATTGCTGAATACTAATTACCACTTATCAACTACTACTTACGAGCGGCCGCCTTCGTCATCTCCGCAGTCAATGCCTTTTGATATTTTCGAGCGTTCACATTGTGTTCATCTAAGTTTTTGGCGAAGTTGTGGTATCCTGAAAAATCCTCTTTGGCGCACATGTAATAATACTTGTGGTCTTCCGCATTGAGCACCGCATCTATGTTTACAATTTGTGGCACATTGATGGGGCCCGGTGGCAGACCAGGAAATTTATAAGTGTTGTAGGGCGAATCGATTTGCTTGTGTGTATTCAGCACCCGCTTAAGCGAAAAATCACCCGAGGCATACACCAAGGTGGGATCCGCTTGCAAGGCAATGTTTTTTTTCAGTCGGTTAATGTAGAGTCCTGCAATTTTTGGTGCTTCGTCTTCTTTCACCGTTTCTGCTTGCACAATCGAGGCCAAGATGGATACCTCGATTGGCATTAAACCAAGTTTGTTGGCTTTGGCAAGTCGATCGGTATTCCAGAATCGCTTGTACTCTTCATTCATTTTCTGAATCAGGCTTTCTGGGGTAACGTTGAAATAAACTTCATAGGTATTGGGGATGAACATGCAGCGGATGTTTTCCTTTGTAAAACCCTCTTTATTATTTTCAATAAATTTTTCAAGTGCCTCTTCAAATTCATCGGGCGTTACGCCAATGTTTTTGGTTAACTTCTCCCCGAGCTCACTCGTCAACCGCACATACGAAAACGTAACCTTTACTGGTTCTTGTTTACCTGATTTTAAAACTTTGATGGCTTGCAGATTGGTCATGTTTCTGCGCAAGATGAAGCGCCCTGGAACAATTTTTTTATTGTAGCCATTTAGCTTCGCCAAAAAACTAAAGGAAACCATATCGTTTACATAATTGCCGTTGCCTAAGTCCCTGAGCACGGATTGGTAGGTAGCCCCAGACTTCACCACAAACAATTTATCGTCTCTATCTACCAGCACATTGGCTACGTACACAATTTGGTACGTGTAAAACGTGAATGTGATGAGCAAGATGGAACCCACTAAAAAGCCAACAAGTTTTATTTTCTTTACATCCATTTGACAAAGGTAATAAATAGTCTTTTAGTCAATAATCGGTTTTCCGTATTCGCTTTTCAAGTAATCGGTAATCAGAAATCTGCTCTGAACTCCTATAACCAAATTCCTATCTCTTATCTTGCATGATGCCTGCGGAACTTCTATCCATTCACCCCATCAATCCCGAACCCCGAAAAATTAACCGGGTGGTTGAGGTTTTACAAAAAGGTGGCGTGATTGTGTACCCAACTGATACGATTTATGGAATCGGTTGCGACCTGATAAACAAGCGCGCTGTAGAGCGACTATGTGATATAGAAGGTGTGAAGCCACAAAAAATGAATTTATCCTTTATCTGCAACGATCTTAGTCATATCTCAGAATATGTGAGGAATTTACAAACACCTGAATTCAAAATTTTGAAACGATTGCTGCCCGGGCCATTTACATTTATCTTCGAATCCAACTCAAACGTGCCCAAGATTTTGGGCGTGAATAAAAAAACAGTAGGCATTCGTATACCCGATCATCACATACCGCTAGAGATTGTAAAGTTATTAGGCAATCCTTTGATAACATCTTCCATTAAAGACGATGATGCTATAAAAGAATATACCACGGACCCCGAGGAAATCTATGAAGACTTCAAACACAAAGTTGATTTAGTCATCAACGGAGGGATGGGTGGTAA
This genomic window contains:
- a CDS encoding SusC/RagA family TonB-linked outer membrane protein → MIQFYRLKKRRAAYWSILLLLVCTTTWAQSQSVTITGRVTDAETQQGLPGASVLVTGTSNGTITDADGNFSLSVQSADGNLQLQVSFIGYQTVVSTVNISNGSTAPVAIALSTDIKALDEVVVTGSTLKQAKRELGNNISSVSASMIDKSGANNLFTALQGKVPGAQITQNSGDPAGGMTIRLRGVKSLSGPSDPLYVIDGVIVSNSTANVSQTALGNQVGEASVGNNRLVDINPQDIESINVVNGAAAAAQYGSRASNGVVLITTKKGKSGAPRFSFSTSVTMNELRKKVPISTYGKQFGSVGLRLHPIQPLSTAWPALPGETFTAVTRDNVVSSLRTNLVDVTRYDYQDQIFQKGYGTDNNLSINGGNDKTQYFTSISYSRNEGIIKGTDFTRYNLRARIEQRLADWAKLSVGLSYSNSFSNEKANGNVFYSPINSINITNNIYDITQRNPSNGKLQAVEATRVNPLSTIEDMNFTQSVNRTVNDLQLNLTPIKGLGIDWVIGVDAFTQNGRGLIRPYPYQSVAGLPAERYPTGYASNASNSVLQFNTDLNVSYEKQLTSDLKLNAVIGGSYQYQRTDFQRASGEGVNALIETVSGASSAVTAGYGLPQFSLSGYFGQATLGYKNLAFITGAVRRDQSSIFSEGERTQTYPKVSGSFVVSDMDFWKSSIPASIVSSLKLRSSWGQAGNLVGLDPFSRFWQFQPTPYLGRNTIVPSSQLANPNVRPERMSEFEFGTDIDFWNSKINLGATFYNQSITDLVVSRGTASSEGGLSIVNNVGTMENNGFEISLNIVPVKTQNLTWDVTFIYNQNRNKVTKLGSPTISIGNSAGAPVFLIEGAPASVFYGTTIARDGNGDPLLTPQGFLQSERGVQSSLTPLTYTQSRDAVTGQPVFGPGVGAVRTIIGNPNPDWTGSLMSNLAYKNFNFNFLFDFVQGVSVFNADKRTRENVGIGPIAEQEMKGEIVRGYIFAIGPIEEWRVDNGSFVKLREIGLSYNLKSPIKGINNVNIGLSGRNLISWDSYNGYDPETNAGGNSDRVRGVDFGNVPIPRTYKAQITFSF
- a CDS encoding DeoR/GlpR transcriptional regulator, producing MLKEERLNYIVNEVKIRNRVQLVDIAQKLAVSEDTVRRDLNYLDEQGKVKKVHGGAISNSFHVYTYREDQIYAYESKSVIAAKAISQLKEGDVVVMSGGTTNLEAARLIRNDLKITVFTPSLPIAMQLLVHKSIEVIFVGGKLSHDAQIAVGGDAIRTLQQVKADVCLMGTGNLDVNHGLTEFDWDVVQLKKVMIESAKRVMVLTISEKINSSQRFNVCPVTSIHTLITELPQDANALQDFKEKGLQIL
- a CDS encoding RagB/SusD family nutrient uptake outer membrane protein, with translation MKKIINAVVLIAVFMFASCNQEYTNPSSATQTQVVSDVIGLITIANGLSFKYSISRLSPNYTIPTTSGLLTKELLVLNAGNTDEQNLFLGGASVLGNNGVISNLWNQCNLIRSNADLILSNLKIASDQGMKGALQAHASIFKAMALGNLAMFWQQAPIVNGTSATQAGGTSAPFVDRIAVLNEAISILEAARTELAKAPISPDFSAGIVPGIDYLNTINALISRYALMAGDNDKALSAANLVSLATTVKSEFRHDDLTRNALFESSFGNRNVTEPFNTQFSLPTALQTPANDGRRAFFYSAGGTLNLGRASFFTSNSSVLPIYRAGEVTLNKAEAFARKNDLANATTELNKILQKLPAADSYGIGANQPAYSGENTPGAILDEIYKQRCIELYLTGMRLEDSRRFGRPASERSRNFLPYPFSERDNNPNTPADPAI
- a CDS encoding carboxypeptidase-like regulatory domain-containing protein; its protein translation is MNQVLFLLITLLSIAAFGQNKIEGKVVDEQTGEPIPSANVFFANTTFGASTSINGEFSFSGFPSGKYDLTLTFVGYATAQQSVTFEGSTHLIIHQKLAPEAKVLKEILVKPDTIGWNRNYRDFKYHFLGTSKYAQQCKILNPKDLSLYFDPKDATLVAYAKQPIIVENKATGYRIKYHLYHFEYASRSGLFNIYGLPQFEEMAAKNEREKKNWLKERQRIYEGSLLHFMRSWRNQAWRENDFKVSRLFRIPNKERPSDEHLSAKINELRKKQMSDGQLQINFYSNAKDFKGDSLSYYLRLRNLPKEIDSVVSEKLTGTEFMTSQTGEANYQGLLAIQYDRLEDPIYAQTIARREQRIKQRSILRVLTPLKIYSNGYYEDVRGIFLENYWSWSEKIATLLPLDYEPVNED
- a CDS encoding NAD(P)/FAD-dependent oxidoreductase gives rise to the protein MTKKYDIVIIGAGHNGLIAATYLAKAGKKVLVLEANAEIGGATTSVRVFPDFDAYLSRYSYLVSLLPDKIVRDLSLNFKTLSRKVASYTPFSRNGKDQGLHISRIWDEQTAASFKSIVGGEKEMKAWQKFYGDIEKFAQRIAPSMLKPLPTRSELKKEIGLDHVWNDLIENPIGDVITNNFKDDIVRGVVLTDALIGTFTSAFSMQANVCFLYHLIGNGNGEWKVPQGGMGALVKELERVAIAAGVTIAVNSRVASVASDAKEVLVTLEDGNSISASYLLCNAAPQVLAKLRGKTPPPSLEGSQIKINMLVKQLPQLKSGADPRDAFAGTFHINESFSQLETAYQQAHSGKIPDNLPLEIYCHTLTDPSILSSELQQMGYHTMTLFGLHTPANLFDGNHDAQREAALQSAIQSLNQYLVDPIESVLARSANGELSIEVKTPLDIEAAIGLPRGNIFHRDLAFPFREEGEAPGWGVETDDSRIFICGAGAKRGGGVSGIPGHNAAMAVLERK